In one Nicotiana sylvestris chromosome 8, ASM39365v2, whole genome shotgun sequence genomic region, the following are encoded:
- the LOC104221935 gene encoding nudix hydrolase 15, mitochondrial has translation MLSSIRRLSMSISISISSISSLTLYSFQSPNSLRKLIMDSSSSKNHSFNNTSQKRLLALAQQLRLYKPPPPQFDSDFEEQKLEESAGKVVSQLGFQESVTPISAVQTERFKPKRAAVLICLFEGDDDGELRVILTKRSSKLSTHSGEIALPGGKAEEGDASDADTATREAKEEIGLDPSLVNIVTCLEPFLSKHLLRVIPVIGILSNKKEFNPTPNIAEVEAVFDVPLEMFLKDENRRSEEREWMGEKYLIHLFDYELDNKKYLIWGLTAGILIRAASVVYQRPPAFLEQNPKFKLPKVVDKDTTMS, from the exons atgctatCATCAATTAGAAGATTGTCAATgtcaatatcaatatcaatatcatCAATTTCCTCCTTAACCCTTTATTCATTTCAATCTCCAAATTCACTACGCAAACTAATCATGGATTCATCATCTTCAAAAAACCACAGCTTTAATAATACTTCTCAAAAAAGACTATTAGCCTTAGCTCAACAATTGCGTCTTTACAAACCCCCACCACCTCAATTTGACTCTGATTTTGAGGAGCAAAAATTGGAAGAGAGTGCAGGGAAAGTTGTTTCTCAATTGGGTTTTCAAGAATCAGTGACACCAATTTCTGCTGTGCAAACTGAAAGATTTAAACCTAAAAGAGCTGCTGTTTTGATCTGTCTTTTTGAAGGGGATGATGATGGGGAATTAAGAGTTATTCTTACTAAGAGATCTTCTAAGCTCTCTACTCACTCTG GTGAAATTGCATTACCTGGAGGAAAAGCAGAAGAGGGAGATGCAAGTGATGCTGACACTGCAACCAGAGAAGCAAAGGAGGAGATAGGATTAGATCCTTCATTGGTTAATATCGTGACTTGCCTCGAGCCATTCTTGTCTAAG CATCTTCTTAGAGTAATTCCTGTAATTGGGATTCTCTCCAATAAAAAGGAATTCAATCCCACTCCTAATATTGCTGAAGTAGAAGCAGTTTTTGATGTACCATTGGAGATGTTTCTCAAG GACGAGAATAGGAGATCAGAAGAAAGAGAATGGATGGGAGAAAAGTATCTGATTCATTTGTTCGACTACGAGTTGGACAACAAGAAATACTTGATCTGGGGTCTAACTGCTGGGATTTTAATTAGAGCAGCATCGGTTGTGTATCAGAGACCACCTGCATTCTTGgaacaaaatcctaaattcaagCTCCCTAAAGTGGTGGACAAGGATACTACAATGAGTTAA